The DNA region GGCCCGTGCATAAACCAGATTTAAAAGGATATAAGGTCAGCCTTTATTTGCAAAAGCTTCATACTAAATTGCAAAGTGAACAATTTATGCCACTTTTCAGTTTCTGAGTACATGCCATAAGTGGTGAAATGCAAACATATCAAAGATTGAAAAGACAAACTTATTACGTATAAACTGCTTGATGCAGTTTGGTTAGGAGTCCCTTTCTACAAGATCCCTACTTTCTATTTACATATTAATAAAATGCGATACATTAACTCGAAGGTCAGCCGAGTGTAGCCTCATTCGATAAGAACATTGGGCCCTGTTACATAAGGTAGGAAATTAGCGTTTCTATACAAGATAGAGAAATTTGAGTAGGTGTAATATAGTATCATATGCGGAAAAACAGGTAAAAGGATCCACTACAGAGATAAAGAAGATTGAAGTTAAAGTTAAAGACAAAAATGAAGAGAAATGTACCTGGCAGATTTCAAAGGAGAggaaaaaagtgaagaaaattgggcagtatcTCCACAGATGACAGCTTAGAGGCTAAAAGAACTGTGTTCAATATGTAGTTCACAGAAAACTAATGAATAGAAGAACTAACCTATTATCCCAACAGCTAAAAGCAGCAGCAGGAGTAGGTCTATGTCCTTCCCAAAAACATCAGCATCGCATCTTGGAAGGCAACAACAAAATTAGTTTCATAGAAGAATTTGATTAAGGCAGATACATGATGTTTAATTTAGACTTATCCATTTAGTGAACCATTTTGAATGTCCCGACAAGTTGATAAACAGTTGAATTCCAGATCAACTTCTAACCTTATCCATTTAAGGCAAATGGTGTTTAATTAACCAACCTTTTATTAGACAAAAGACTGCACTGTTTCAGAATCTgttcttctttttaaaatatttggttgTCTTCTTCCTTAATGTTCCAGCAGCTTTAACTACTTTTGTTTAGCTAAAGAAGTTACTTGATAATTTTGTGAAATTTCCAGCAATACTCATTCCCTAATCCTAGCAGGCTCAGCACGCCTCTTCTCTGAAATCCAAAGCAAAAGAGTCAAAAAATCACTAACACCCACAATTgtttttcaggaaaaaaaaaacatcataacacagcaccaaaaaaaaaaaaaaaaaaaaaacccaaaacgaACCAAGATCATGCTTTTGCTTTATCGAGTATTGTGAAACGCACACGTAGACTTCTAGGTTAGCAATTGCAAGCCACGTATGATGTAATGTTCAATGAAAATATTAAAAgtcaataaaatgaaaataagaaagcAAGAATCTGTCAAAATAAACTCAAATAATGATTTATTAGCGCAAGAAAATTAACTGTATGTACCACTTACTGAACTAACAAATAGTGGTGCTTGAATGGATGTACCTTTTTGCAATAACCATATATAGTCTTCTGAAACTCTCTTAATTTTAAAATGCAGAAAGAGGGTTATATTTCTTTTGGTCTTAATGCTAAATAGATTATTGGAAGACACATGCTCATCAGAGTACCTAACAACAAGAAAATGGGTACAAACCTTGGGGATAATccaatattttttagaaagactaaaagataagtgAACCAACAGTCTGAAGTTGTCATTGAGCATGCGTCCAACACCATCAAATAAAACACTGAACATTTTGTCAATGATTCATCATCCTGAATATGATTAACCATAGTTCTATAGAAGTTTTGGCGGTGGTTTGATGAATGGGAAACCTGCAATCCAGCAGACGAGGCTTCAGAAGCAAAATTACATTGACAATATTCAGTGAAAAAATTGGACCACACAACAAAAACCAACAAAAGAAGAAGTATGAATGGATATGTAGTATACTCAACATTCTTACCTTGTGTGCTAACAGGAATTTTACATCTTGCGCTACAAAATTCGATATGTACTTACAcctacatgcatcatcataatACCTTATTCCTTGATCTATCATCCACGACCTGTTGAATCCTGGTCCCTGCCTGCACATTTACCTTTTGATGTGACCTTATTTCCTAGATATCGCAAGAGAAGTTCCAAACCAGCAAGATTGTTTATCAAAGTATATAGAGAAATTTCTATTCAACTCGCTTAGCAGACGATGGGCAGACCTCAAAGTTTCAAAAAGGCCATAGCCCCCACTTCTTAAAACATGGGCGATCCACttaaaaaagaagggaaattaATTCGCCCCTGCTAACATGGATGTATAAAACCCAGCAAGAAAGGATTCAAAATTGGAAAACTAACACATCCACCGAATTGGAGCAATTATTaggaaaaaatataaagaagagaGCACTACTCACCAAAATCCAGGAAGAAATTAATTCAAACCAAAATAGAGGAACTTTGTAGAATACCCAAATACAGAAAGAGATACGAAGAGAAAAATCACCTGGAGGCGAATTAGCATAACCCCGGCGAGTTGtcaaagagaaagagatgatgaGGAGTAAATCTATGCGCTGGCTACAAGTATAAAGAGACACGTAGATTTTACTTGTGCATATAGCACATTAAACCCTCGTAGAATATACAGTATCAGCTAATTCTCAAGTAAATTGGTGTTTGAATATATTACTAATACCCAATGACTAAATTGCCCTTGGATTTAAATTTATTGACTTGTAAGCAACCATGTTGAAACCCGCATTTGTAAAATATAGAAAATTAATGAACGTAGTTTTCCTAAATAAAACATAGCTATAAGAATATATTTGTCTTGAAAAagttaattttctattttttcttgttGGGAGAATTAAATTATAACAATAATCATttgatatttatcactaattttaatttcatgcttttcagATGTTTGCATATTGGTAACACTAACATCAGGACATAGCAAGTGGAGAGGGACAATAGTTACAAATGAGTGTAAGTTAAACTTTAacacaatttttcatgaatatatTCATTTATGTAGTTAGATTAACTTTAACAACAATTACTTTGTGTTTATCACTTATCCTAATCTGATGCTTTGTAGATGTTTGCATGTTAGTAACATTAACATCACCTATTTAAGAAGGACAGAGCGGGTGGAGGGAGACAATAATTACAAATGAAAGATATGTAAGTTAAAATTATGCCAGTTTTCATGAGTAATATTCGTTTGATGTGCTATATATACTGCTCCGTTCATGTAATTTACGCAAATAGTAATTCTAACATACATGTATGCTTACACAAGTATTGTTTTATTTGAATATTTCACCTAAAAAGACGGTGAATtcttgaaaaaatgaaataagataaGCTAATGCTTGGATGCTATCAAGTATGTGCGATGATAAATAAATCAAAGGTTTAAACAAGTCATCATGTTGGAttctatttttccttttgattatTCATCTTTGTAGTTTTAGACGATACTCAATCATGACCTTGACAAACAATTTAGTAAATGACCAGTCATAAAAATTATACGTTatcctttatttatatttttactccaaattttatttaaatactgttattttaaaaattacatattaCTTTATGACTTACATACACGCGTATAAAACAGTGATTATATTAAATGCACGAAGCACAAtttgtactttatttattttttgccgTCAATACAAAtctttcatcttttattggGTTTAACATAAAAAACGTTTTACGCATTGTCTTTTTCTTCCAAGAAAGTATTGGTACTCTTTGCAAACAACAAAGCCATCCAAATTTTTTGCAGCAGAAGTGGGCAGAAAGAAAAATGGATCGAGGTATTGTGCTATGACATATGCTTTTTCATCGTCATTAAAAACTTGATGGTTaagcttctttctttcttccaattctatatatatatatatatggtaatcGTATTAAGGCTCCGATTAATATGGATTCTCACCGTAAGATCATTTAAGAGAGAAGCACTCCCTAATATGATTTTCTCCACTTGTAAAGCCCGAACCCGAGACGTCTAATTAAGGATGGAGGAATCCTATGGATTTTACCATGACCCTTATTGATACTTGAAAATGAATGTAGCTTTGTGATTACTTGGATTCGTTTCCGAAGTTAAAGCCTCATCGATTTTACATATACGGGTGCACTATAATCAATTGTTGTACCTACTCATTAGTGGTTATATTGTTTACGGAATGGTTCCACCTCAATAAGTTTTCTTCCATCACAAATTCCAGGTTGTCAACTTCTACCCCACCATACTCCTTTTTGTTATTATTAATTTGTTACAAATAGTTGTGCTATAAAtagtcatttactattttcataaaaattagtACTTTGAAGTCAACTACAAGTTTATTTATCAAATCTTTCCTTATACTAATTAGGTAGCAAGAAATAATACTTAGAACTTTCAAAGTTAATTTAAGATTTACCTTATATAAATTATGTACTAATATTTTAACCTTTAGAATTGCCTCTACGTAGAATTTATATTCTTAGATAGCAATGGACTAAATTCAATTTGTTTAAATTGATTACGGTAAGACCGTAAACTATCAATCTCAAAGGCAACTCTCCCATTAAATATTCCATAatagaaaaattgaaaatttagaACTTTACCTTGTATAAGACTTTGACCGAACTATTTCTTCAAATTTAGATTTTCTTTAACTAGAGTTCTAATTACACTACATTTGTGATGCCGGATATTAAAACCAATATACTCATTTTCATAATAGTAATCTTCACGATCCTtaacgcttttttttttttcccttcaattttTCGCTTCTTCTTTATTTGCTTATGATATTACATGTGATTTTATTGTGTTTTTGGAATTTAATCTCGCACGTTAAAATTTTAGGTTTAGGAGCTAAATTTCTATTTCTTTACTTGAAGTCGTTAGAAACGATGTCATTATCAATTgattcttcaatatttttgTGCAGCGAAGAAGAAGATTCGAGTATGTGATAGAGATTTCATCGAAAAAGGCATGCTTCGATTCGAATTTTATTTCTCATtcgtattattttatttatgttgttaaattttttatcaCATATTTGAATATGTAATATGTTAAAGTTAATACTTTTTTTCGGCCGGAACCATACttgtaaagaaaataaagaattttttgCAAAAAGAAAATTGTACGTATTGATTAGAATTTTCATAAATATCTATCATATTTTTAGGGAGAATTTCAATAATGTACAATTTAGCACACAAAATTACATTTgcgtagccatatttttaaattacaaacctataACCCAACAAATTATGGTCGCAGCGTGTATATACAGCATTATACAACAATGTACAactttatacaacaatatacaactttatacgcctactgtagacaatgtataaaccttatataaaaatatataatactccctctagATCAAAAAAGGAGTCCACGTAGACTTTttcacaccccttaagaaactactcactccaagataaaaaaaatgtaaattgactaaactacccataattaatatttccatgagtATTAACTTGAAATATTGGGACTTGATCACTCATACATCAACATTAACATCAGTAGGGTGTTGTACTCTTTCGAGGGAGTCTTCAACTTTGATTTCCATCAAGTCTTGAACTATTTCAAGTGGTTTTTCAACTTTGATATCCATGGAGTTTTCAAACCCTCTCAGTTCActcctttaattttcttttacataagtacaaagcataaaaaatgaaatttataagaCCCTTGATCATCAAATGCCTTGAATAAATTTTAAATGCCTAGACCACACCATAAGTGAGCCAAACTTGAAATCTGTGAAAAACAGGtggaatggaaaaaaaattgaatagtaGTCAAACTTGGAATAACCAAATGTTGAACCTATTTAATGATATCATAGAAAATTGGAGTAATAAAAGACTTTTAGGAATATGTGaataagggcaattttggaagaataaggtgaattgtttcttgatttgctaagtggactctttttttgatttaaaaaaaaaaaaaagcctaagtgaactctttttttgatctggAGGGAGTAACGTATAAGAGTTATTTATACACACTTTTATAGTGTTATGCAGTGTTATTCAGCGTTATACAGTGTTTATACagtgtaacataatgtatgtgTGTTTATATACAATTTACCCTTaaaaaaataccaacattagAAAGAGATTTGGAAGGAAAAATAGCATCTTGGAGTTTGAtatgtggggggggggggggggggtaagggGAGTGGCTATCTCgagtaattattattttttttaaaatgggttgaaggctacaaaatgtcaaaaaaaaaatatatggctATTTCGGGTAAATACTTTACCCAAAATGCCATAGAGTGttattttcccttctttttttttttatgtatatggaaTGATAGAGTCTACTATAATTAGACATTGTTACAAAactggggaaaaaaaaaagggggcttcaaagttcaaacatgtgattttttttttttttttttttgtgagagaaacatttaattattttcctaatATTTAAGATTTTAAAATCAGCTAcattttgtattttaatttttgtcttattTGAACCATATAAAATTAATGTATTTgcagaagaaaaataataacaCAGAAAACCACATTATTTTGTAAAGTTATTATTTGCATCGTTCATTTATAGGTGTGATTACATgactcttccttttctttttttgcaggTCTTTTACAAATTTTCGTTAGtgtacttgaattttttttttttatgtatttcgaAAATTATATAGACAAACATTTCTATAAAAGAAGTGATTATTTCACTGTTTAGCAGCTACTATTATTAAAAGATTCTATTAGCTACGAGCAATTCTTCGTAGTcgattctatttttttttttgttgtagtGAATATTTCATAATATATAGGGCATTTAAATGTTCAGCtaattttacatattcataAAATCCTTCCTTATTTGAAAAAGTaagaccaaaaataaaaaaatcaaaggaaGAACCTTTTGTGCACCTAAAGTTAAATTTAGGTTTAAGAAGTTtgtattatataattaaataaacaaaATGTGACACCGAAATCGAAAGAAATAAAGTAGGAAATCTTTCTGCACTAGAACTCCATTAGGTTTTAGCGTATTCATTATGTGTAAATAAATTATAGTTGATTTAATTTTGTATAACTtgatttttaagtaaaaaaataattaaaagagaataagtaagaaattagaaataaagTTGGATTTgcgtttttttttaatatttcatttttttgcatttcattaaaagactctacaatagataaaattattgtttcttattttcttaataaaataaacaaaattttatttatttgaatttatccTAATTTGAACTACACAAGAAGCCCTAAGATTTAGGACTTTAAATAGAAGTAAGATTTACTTTCTATAAATCCTTTTaccttttaaattaataaacTTATGTTGCACGTATctgaaatttgaatttattatttatttttcttagagttcaaa from Lycium ferocissimum isolate CSIRO_LF1 chromosome 2, AGI_CSIRO_Lferr_CH_V1, whole genome shotgun sequence includes:
- the LOC132043903 gene encoding uncharacterized protein LOC132043903 isoform X1, which encodes MLIRLQVNVQAGTRIQQVVDDRSRNKVSHSSNHRQNFYRTMVNHIQDDESLTKCSVFYLMVLDACSMTTSDCWFTYLLVFLKNIGLSPRCDADVFGKDIDLLLLLLLAVGIIGPNVLIE
- the LOC132043903 gene encoding uncharacterized protein LOC132043903 isoform X2 yields the protein MLIRLQVSHSSNHRQNFYRTMVNHIQDDESLTKCSVFYLMVLDACSMTTSDCWFTYLLVFLKNIGLSPRCDADVFGKDIDLLLLLLLAVGIIGPNVLIE
- the LOC132043903 gene encoding uncharacterized protein LOC132043903 isoform X3 gives rise to the protein MLIRLQVNVQAGTRIQQVVDDRSRNKVSHSSNHRQNFYRTMVNHIQDDESLTKCSVFYLMVLDACSMTTSDCWFTYLLVFLKNIGLSPREEAC